The Deltaproteobacteria bacterium PRO3 sequence GGAACTTTTCCATGTTCTTGACCAGCATATAGGGCGCGGAGGAGAGCAGGGCGACGGTGAAGCCCTCGCCCTTCAGGCGCTCGATCTCCTCGATGCCCTCGACGTACATCTTGGGCTTCACCGATTTTTCGAAGGCCTCTTTTCCGATCTGCAATATGTAGTCAATGTGGGTGCCGGCCATGTCGGCGATGGCGATCTCGTACATGCGGCGGACGTCGGCGTTGACGTAGATGCGGCCGACGGCGTTGTAGAAGATCGCCTGCAGGATGCGGCGTTTCTTGACGATCTTGCGGCGCATCAGCTCGATCGTGGTGGGAAAGCCGGTATAGCAGTCGCAGAGCGTCTTGTCGACGTCGAAGAAGGCGATGGGTTTAGCAAGCATTTTTGGGCTCCAAAATTTCGGCGGCGGCGCGGTGGCCGCTCAAGACGGCGCTCTCGATGGTGGCCGGCAGGCCGGTATCGGTCCAATCGCCGGCAAGATAGAGGCCGGGCAGCCTCGTGCGCGTCGCAGGCCGGTAACGGTTGAGGCCCCGTTGGGCGCTGAAGGTGGCCTCGAGCTCCTTGACCACCTGCGAATGCAAGAGGCGCTTTCCTTCCAGCCCGGGGAAGAAGCGCAGCAACTCGGCGACGGCCAGCTTCACCAGGTTTTCCTTGCTCTCCTGCGCCAGGGAGTGGGCACCGCTGACCACCAGCGTCAGGTGCGAGCTCTTTTCGCCGGTCAGGATCTTCGCCTTGTCGAAGACCCAGTGGATGGGGCTGTTGACGAGTCCCAGCATGCGCTGCCGCGGATGAAAGTCCTCGAACCAAAGGTTGATCGAGACGATCGGCGCGCTGCCGAAGCGGCTTAACTCGGGCACAAGGCCCTGAAATTCGGCCTCGCTCGCGGCCAGCAGCTTGGCCAGGGCGTTGGGCGGTACGGCGA is a genomic window containing:
- a CDS encoding HAD-IB family hydrolase is translated as MLAKPIAFFDVDKTLCDCYTGFPTTIELMRRKIVKKRRILQAIFYNAVGRIYVNADVRRMYEIAIADMAGTHIDYILQIGKEAFEKSVKPKMYVEGIEEIERLKGEGFTVALLSSAPYMLVKNMEKFLKIEHSFSNGPEIVDGILQKKFREPLCYKEGKVQVARQFAESQGVPLQDCRFYSDSVSDLPLLSLVGHPRVVNPDAKLEREAERRNWPILRFQRTLGRAAL